DNA from Desulfarculus baarsii DSM 2075:
GACCTGGCTTTCCAGGTGCAGGGTGATGTTGGGGCTGTTGTGGACCTTGGCGATGAGGTCTTCCAGATAGGGCTTGATGGGCTCGCCCTTCCAGGTGACCAGCAAATGATGGGCGTTGCCGCCAAGTTGCGATGTTTTTTCGACAAGATGCACCGGATAGCCCGCCTCGGCCAGGCTGAGGGCGGCCGTCATCCCGGTCACGCCGCCGCCGACCACCAGCGCCGCCTTGGTCAGGGGCAGCTCCACCTGATGCAGCGGCCGGGTCAGGGCGGCCTTGGCCACGGCCATGCGCACCAGATCCTTGGCCTTGTCGGTGGCCTTTTGAGGCTCTTGCTGGTGCACCCACGAGTCTTGATCGCGGATGTTGGCCATTTCGAAGAGATATTTGTTCAGGCCCACCTCGCGGATGGTTTCCTGGAACAGGGCCTCGTGGGTGCGCGGCGAGCAGGAAGCCACCACCACCCGGTTGAGGTTGTGCTCCTTGATGATCTGCTTGATCTTGTTCTGGGTGTCTTGCGAGCAGGTGAAGAGATTGTCGTCGACAAAGGCCACGTGGGGCAGCGTGGCGGCGTATTGGCGCACGCCGGGCACATCGACCACGCCGCCGATGTTGATGCCGCAGTTGCAGACAAACACGCCGATGCGCGGCTCCTGGTCGTCGATATCCAGCTCGGCCGGATATTGCAGCTCCTTGGTCAGCGTGCCACGGGCCTCGGCCAGGCCCTTGACCGAGGCTCGCGCCGCCGCCGAGGCCTCCATAACCGCCTGGGGGATGTCCTTGGGCCCGGCGAAACAGCCGCAGGCGTAGACGCCCGGCTGGCTGGTGCCCACCGGCAGGAAGGAGCTGGTGTCGCTGAAGTTGTAATGGGTCAGCTCCACGCCCAGGCGCTGGGCCAGCTCCACGGCCTCGGCGCCGGTTTGCAGGCCCACGCTCAGCACCACGATGTCGAAAAGCTCGCGCTTGGGGTTGCCGTCCTCGTCGACGTATTCGATGGAGAGCATGCCCTCCTCGGCCGGATCGACGCTGTGGGCCCGGCAGCGGATGAAGCGCACGCCGTGCTCCTGGCGGGCGCGGTCGTAGTATTTCTCGAAATCCTTGCCGTGGGTGCGCATGTCCATGTAAAAAATGGCCGTGTCCAGCTCGCCAGGGGAGTGCTCCTTGGCGATGACCGCCTCCTTGATGGCGTACATGCAGCACACCGCCGAGCAATAGCCGTTGTCGCAGTGGTTGATATCGCGGGAGCCCACGCACTGCAACCAGGCGATTTTCTTGGGCTCAACGCCGTCGCTGGGCCGCTGGAGATGGCCCTGGTAGGGCCCCGAGGCGCTCAGCACCCGCTCGAACTCCATGGCCGTGACCACGTTGGGGTGGCGGCTGTAGGAATATATGTCGAACTGGCGGGGGTCGTAGGCGTCGAAGCCCGGGGCCAGGATGACGCTGCCCACATTGAGGTTCAGCTCATGGGGCAGTTGATCGTGGGCCGGGGCCTTGGCCTGGCAGGCCTCCACGCACTGGTAGCAATCGCAGCAAACGGCGCAGTTGAGACAGCGCTCGCCCTCGGCCTGGCCTTGCTCGGGGCTCAGGCCCAGCTCGAACTCGACGAAATCGCCCTTGCGCTCGGCGGCCGGCCGCAGGGGCATCACCGGGCGGGCGGCCTTGGCCAGGTCGTCCGGGATGGGGTTGTGGCGTGGCTTGTCGCCCAGCTCCAGCTTGCTCCGGCCGTGGGCCAGGTCTTGGCCATCGAGCAGACGCGTGATGCTGATGGCCGCCTCCCTGCCGGCGGCCACCGCGCCGATGGCGATCCACGGCCCGCTGACCGCGTCGCCGCCGGCGAAAACGCCGGGCCGGCTGGTGGCCATGGTGATGGGATCGGCCTTGATTGTGCCGCGCGGCGTCAGCTCCACGCCCGAGTTCTGGCCCAGAAACTCCAGGTTGGGCCGCTGGCCGATGGCCGTGACGACCAGGTCGGCGTCGATGTCGCTGGTCTGGCTTTCGTCGTATTGCGGCGCAAAACGGCGGTTTTCGTCGAAAACCCGCGTGACTTTTCTGAGCGTCAGGCCCAGCAGCTCGCCTTGCGGGCCGCGCCGCACGGCGGCCACGCCCTGGCGGTGGATGAACTCCACGCCCTCTTCCAGGGCCTCGTGGCGCTCCCAGGGGCTGGCCGGCTGTTCCTCGGCCGACTCCAGCATGATCATGCGCACCCGCTTGGCCCCGCGCCGCAGGGCCGTGCGCGCGCAGTCCACGGCCACGTCGCCGCCGCCGATGACCACCACGTCCGCACCGTCTGGCGGGTTTTGCCCCAGGGCCGCAAGCCGCAGATAGTCCAGCGCCGAAATGACTTGCGGGCCATCCTCGCCCGGCGCGCGCAGGGCAAAGCTGGCCGTGGCCCCCACGCCCAGAAACACCGCCCGAAAACCTTCGCGGCCCAGCAGGTCGTCGATGCCAAGCTCCGGGCCCAGGGGCGCGTTGAGCCTGATCTCCACGCCCATGTCGGCGATATTGTCGATTTCGCGCTGCAAAACGGCTTGGGGCAGGCGATACTCCGGCACGCCCACGGCCAGCGCGCCGCCGGCCACGGGCAGGGCCTCGAAGATCACCGAGCGCACCCCGGCCCGCGCCAGGTGATAGGCGCAGGCCAGGCCAGCCGGCCCGGCCCCCACGATGGCCACCTTTTCCTCGCGCCAGGCCGCCTCGGGCTGGGCCACGTTCTCCACGCCGACCACGTCGGCCGCCAAGCGCTTGAGGTCGCGGATGGCGATGGCCTCATCCACCTCCAGCCGGCGACAGACGCTCTCGCACGGGTGCGGACAGACCCGGCCGATGGCCCCCGGCAAGGGCAGATCCTTCATGATGATGGCCAGGGCCTCGGCGAACTTGCCCTGCTTG
Protein-coding regions in this window:
- a CDS encoding FAD-dependent oxidoreductase, whose protein sequence is MASGENKKVGAVMVVGAGIAGVQASLDLANSGYYVYLVEKSPAIGGRMAQLDKTFPTNDCAMCIVSPKLVECGRHLNIEIITCAQVLGLSGKPGDFVARVEQNPRFVASESCTACGDCVKVCPVSVPNEFDQELGQRKAIYKRYAQAYPNAYSITKLDAAPCKVSCPANLNVQGYVQMAKQGKFAEALAIIMKDLPLPGAIGRVCPHPCESVCRRLEVDEAIAIRDLKRLAADVVGVENVAQPEAAWREEKVAIVGAGPAGLACAYHLARAGVRSVIFEALPVAGGALAVGVPEYRLPQAVLQREIDNIADMGVEIRLNAPLGPELGIDDLLGREGFRAVFLGVGATASFALRAPGEDGPQVISALDYLRLAALGQNPPDGADVVVIGGGDVAVDCARTALRRGAKRVRMIMLESAEEQPASPWERHEALEEGVEFIHRQGVAAVRRGPQGELLGLTLRKVTRVFDENRRFAPQYDESQTSDIDADLVVTAIGQRPNLEFLGQNSGVELTPRGTIKADPITMATSRPGVFAGGDAVSGPWIAIGAVAAGREAAISITRLLDGQDLAHGRSKLELGDKPRHNPIPDDLAKAARPVMPLRPAAERKGDFVEFELGLSPEQGQAEGERCLNCAVCCDCYQCVEACQAKAPAHDQLPHELNLNVGSVILAPGFDAYDPRQFDIYSYSRHPNVVTAMEFERVLSASGPYQGHLQRPSDGVEPKKIAWLQCVGSRDINHCDNGYCSAVCCMYAIKEAVIAKEHSPGELDTAIFYMDMRTHGKDFEKYYDRARQEHGVRFIRCRAHSVDPAEEGMLSIEYVDEDGNPKRELFDIVVLSVGLQTGAEAVELAQRLGVELTHYNFSDTSSFLPVGTSQPGVYACGCFAGPKDIPQAVMEASAAARASVKGLAEARGTLTKELQYPAELDIDDQEPRIGVFVCNCGINIGGVVDVPGVRQYAATLPHVAFVDDNLFTCSQDTQNKIKQIIKEHNLNRVVVASCSPRTHEALFQETIREVGLNKYLFEMANIRDQDSWVHQQEPQKATDKAKDLVRMAVAKAALTRPLHQVELPLTKAALVVGGGVTGMTAALSLAEAGYPVHLVEKTSQLGGNAHHLLVTWKGEPIKPYLEDLIAKVHNSPNITLHLESQVSACKGFVGNFKGAIGDSAGRQTPIDFGVAIMATGGRETRPEEYLYGQSDQVLTSLEWDASLKGEPKLASKLAAVAFIQCVGSREPARPYCSRLCCTHSMESAVAIKEQNPTAQVYVFYRDIRTYGVREDLYRRARELGVLFIRYDLEHKPLVEQRGDKLAISARDHVLGRPVELEVDRLVLASAIAPNAVGPLAEVFKAPLQGEGFFLEAHMKLRPVDLASEGLYIAGLAHYPKPIDEAIAQAEAAVGRALTVLARKAIRVGGVVATVDPAKCAVCLTCVRTCPYGVPKIKDGAAYIEVASCYGCGACAAECPGKAITLQHYTDAQILAKEMAAMG